The following nucleotide sequence is from uncultured Roseateles sp..
GTCATTGAGCCGGCGCTGCATGCTCCACATCTCGCCGCTGGACACGCGGTAGGCCGGCCAGGCGGCAAAGCCGACGCCGTCGCCGGGGTTTTTGGACAGGATGGGCAGGTCCTGCAGGCGGATGCGCTTGCCCTCCTCGCCATGGCAGGAGGCGCAGGAGAAATCCATCGGCCCGCCGCGGAAGTAGAAGGCGCGCTTGCCCAGCTGGTACATGCGCTGCTCCTCAAGATGGGCCTGGGGCAGGTTCATGCGCAGGCCGCGCGACTCGCCGGAGATCCAGGCCGCCAGCGCTTCCAGCGTCAGCTGTTCGCCCTTGCCGAAGCCGGTGTTGGCGATGGCGGTGGCGTCCATCCCCTGCAGGCTGCTCATGCAGGTCAGCAGGCGCGACTCCAGGTCCTGCACCTTCTGGGTGTCGGCAAACCAGCGCGGCAACTCGACGAAGGCGCCCTTGACGACACCCGGTCCCTTGCCCAGATCACAGCGCTCCAGCGATGCGTTCTTGGGGCCGCGCTTCTGCTTCCAGAGGTCCTCGCCCTTGGCCTCGAACAGCTCGGCCGGGTTGCCGTCGGCCAGCAGCGCACGGTACTCGGCAATGCCGTCGGCCGCGGATTTCTGTGCCTGGACGGCGCCGGCAGCCAGCAGCAGGCTGGCGAGCAGGAACTTGCTGTGATATCGCATGGTTTTCTTGTCTCCGTTACGGCGCGCGTCCGACAGCCCGCCAGCGCCTTCTGGGGTCTGTGCCCGATCAGGACACGACGGCTTCGTCGGTGCGCTTGTCGCCCTTGTTGTCGGTCCAGGTCACGGCGATCTTGTCACCGGCCTTGGCGCCCTTGATGTTGAACTGCAGAAAGGGGTTCTTCGACACCGAAGGGCCCCATTCGGCCGTCAGCACCGGCTTGCCGTTCAGCGAGGCGCTGACCTCGTTGATGTACCAGGCCGGAATGGTCTTGCCGGCCGAGTCCTTGCGCAGGCCGGTCTCCATCTCGTGGGCCATCAGAACTCGCACGGTGGCCTTGTCGCCAGCGGCTTGGGCGCGAATGCGCATCGGGTCTGCCATCTCTGTCTCCTTCAATGTCCGCGCGCGGCGCGGACGGAATCAAATGAATCGTGTTGCCAAGTGGCTCGCAAGATCAACCTCCGCAGCCGCCCAAAGTCACCTTGACTTCCTTCTGCGCAAACAGCACCTTGTTGTCATTGGTGATCGCCACCGCGAACACATTGGACGACTGGCCCATCTTCACGCGGGTCGAGAAATTGGTTTCGATCTCGGGGCTGACGTTGAACAGTGCGGCCAGTGCCGACGGATTCTTCTCGACCAGCAGCAGCATCTGCTTGACGCCCGCCAAGGTGGTGGCTGCGCCCAGTGGCACGACCGCGCCGTTCTCGGCGATGTCGGGCGCGGTGATGCTGACGTCCTTGCTCTCGGTCGGTGCGCCATAGCCCAGCGACTTGGCCACATCGGCCAGGCTCTTGGCATCGAAGGCGCCCTTGCCGGCAGCGGGGCCGCTGGCGTGGGCCAAGGGGCCGAACAGGCCTGAGGCCAGCATCAGGGATGCCACCTTGGCGCTGGACGTGAGTACCTCGCGGCGATTTGCGATCATCTTCGGTCTCCTGGATCGTTGCATGCTAATGAAGGGATGATGGCACAGGCCATTCCCGGAAAAGATTGTCACTTCGGGGCGCCGCTCTTGAGCCATTGGGCGATGGTCCTGGCGTCGGCCTCGCTGAGTGTCTGCACAGGCATAGGCATCTGCCCCCAGACGCCGACGCCACCGCTGCGTATCTTGCCAGCGAGATAGGCGGCCGCATCGGGCTGGGGCCCGTACTTGCGGGCAATTTCCTTGAACGAGGGGCCGACCAGTTTGCCATCAAAGGCATGGCAGGCGGTGCAGCTGTTCTTGTTCAGCAGGGCGCTGGGCGCACCAGGCCTTGGCAGCTCGGCGGCCTTGGGCGGGGCCTCGCCGGGCGCCGGCGCACCGGGCGGGCGGCTGGTGTCTGCGCCATGCTGGGCACCAACCGCGCGGTTCTGCTCGGCCAGATTGCCATGGGCGTTGCGCGCATGCTCGGGCAGCGAAGAGGCCACGCTGGCCTCGGTCACACAGTCCTTCATGCAGGCGGTGTTGTGCGTGTCAGCCCTGGCACCGGTCGTCATGCCCTTGCCCGGCCACAGGCTGTGGTCCAGGCTCATGCCCTTGCGATTGGGCATGCGCTGCTGCACCTCGGCGATATTGCGATCCGAGAGCGTGAAGTCATCGGCCACCACCCCGCCCAGATTGAGCAGAAAGGCTGTCACGGCGTACACCTCTTCGGTGCTCAGCGACTTCGGCGCCGTCCAGGGCATGGCGCGGTTGATGTAGTCCCACAGTGTGGACACCGTGGCCACCTTCATCAGCGTCGTGCGGCCGGGATAGGCGCGGTCGTTGAGCCGCGCCACATGGCCGGTCCTGACGTCCTCGGCGGTGGTGCCACCGATCAGCGGCGCGAACACCTCGCCGCTCTCGCCGAAGATGCCGTGGCACTGAGCGCACTTGCCCTCCCACACCTCCTGCCCCTTGGCCACCGAGCCCGCGCCCTTGGGCAGGCCCTTGAAGTCGGGTCGCACGTCGATGTCCCAGGCGGCAACCTCCCTGGGCGTGGCGGCGCGGCCTATGCCTTCAAACGCCTTGGGCTGCGCCAGCGCCGTCGAGGCCGCCAGCGACAGGGCCAGCAACGCAAGGCCAGGGCGAACGAACTCAGGACAGCTGAACATTCTTCACCTCGCCGCCTTCCTCCACCAACCAGGTCTGGATGGCATTGTTGTGATAGATCGAACGCGTGCCGCGTGCGGTGCGCAGCTGGCCGTAGGTGGGTTGGACGAAGCCGGTCTCGTCCATCGCGCGGCTCTGTATCAGGGTCGGCTTGCCGTCCCAGACCCAGTCGATATTGAAGCGGGTCAGGCACTTGGGCAGCACCGCACCCTCCAGCCGTGCGCCGCGCCAATTGCGCCCGCCGTCGACCGAAACATCGACCCGCTTGACCTTGCCGCGGCCCGACCAGGCCAGGCCCGAGATGTTGTAGAAGCCCTTGTCCAGCAGCACCTGGCCGCCCGAGGGCGTGGTGACCACGCTCTTGCACTCCTGGATGCTGCTGTACTGCCGGTGCTGGCCGCCGGGCAGCAGATCCATGTAATGCACGGCCTCGTCCTTGCTTGCATAGGGCTTGTCGCCGACCTCGATGCGGCGCAGGTATTTGACCCAGCTGACACCCTGCACCCCGGGCACGACCAGGCGCAGCGGATAGCCCTGCTCGGGCCGCAGCATCTCGCCGTTCTGGCCATAGGCCACCAACACCTCGCCGTTCTCGACCATCTCCATCGGGATGGTGCGCGTCATCGATGAACCGTCGGCGCCCTCGGCCAGCACGAAGCGGGCCTTTTTGTAGTCGACGCCGGCCATGTCGAGCAGGACGCGCAGCGGCACGCCGGTGAACTCGCTGCAGCTCAGCATGCCGTGCGAATACTGCACCGTCGGCACCGCCACATTGCCCCACTCCATGCCGGTGTTGGCGCCGCATTCGATGAAATGAAAGCGCGACACCGAGGGCAGGCGCATCAGCTCGTCCATCGTGAACACCATGGCGCGCTTGAGCATGGCAGGTTCGGAGCCATTGATCATCAACCGGTGCTTGGACGGATCGATGTCCCACCAGCCCTGGTGGTGGCGCTCGAAGTGCAGGCCGCTGGGCGTGACGATGCCGAACAGCGACTGCAGCGGCGCGAACGACACCGAGGCCTGGGCTGTCTGTGTCAGCCCCGGGCTCTGGCGGCGCTGCACATTGACCTCGTATTTGGAGGGCTTGCCATAGCCGTCGGTGGCCACCGGCTGACCCAGGCCCTTGCTGTGCTCGGGCAGGTTGAGAATGTTGGGGTCGCCCTCCTCCGCCCCGACCGGGTTCGATGTGGCCCGGGCCAGCGGCGCGACGGCCGCGGCGCTGGCCGCCAGGAAGGCATTGCGTATGAAGCCGCGCCGGCCCGCCTTGGCCTCGGCAAAGACCTGGCGCACGCCGGCGGCGTCCAGAAAACTCTCAGGCGCCTTGATCAGCCGGCCTGTTGGCTTGTTGTCAGAACTCACACAGCACCCTTCCCGCGGCCCAGGCCCACGCTCATCATCCGTATATCACCATACGCAAATATTATTCGCGGATGAATTAATGAAGGCTAGGGGTTTCCACTGAGAAGCTGTGACCGAATCGGCGGAAGGGCAGAACCCTCCGCCACCCGGCCGGGACCTATTCGGCCTTGAAGCCGAAGGCCCGTTCGTGCACGTAGACCAGCTTGCAGTCCTGCAGATACTGCGCATCGTGGATGCGCCCGGCCGCCACATAGCCGGTCTGACCGGCGTCAAGCGTGACAGGGGCGCCATCGACCACCAGCGCCCCGCCCTCGCGCTTGAAGAACTGGATGCGCATGCGGCCCTCCACCACCACGGTCATGTCGTGGCCGGGGTGGCTGTGCGGTGGCTCGCTGCTGCCGGCCTGCCAGCGCTCCAGCATCACCGCCACCCCGTCGGGGTTGGCGGGCACGCAGGTGCGCACGGTGAAGCCCTGGGGCGCGTCGGGCACGACCACATGGTGGTCCCAGATTGGATTTGCTTGCATCTTGCTGGCCTCCTCAGAAGTTCATGGTGACCGACAACTGGGCGTTGCGGCCCAGTATCGGCCGAGCATAGTAGTAGTCGCTGCCCGCCGGCGCCTGCACAAAGCCCGAGCGCGGATTGCCCTCGGTCAGGCCTATGGTGTTGGTCAGATTGCGCACCGCCGCGTTCAGGGTGAGGCTGGGCGTCAGCTCATAGCGCAGGCTCAGATTGATGGTCTTGTAGGCCGGCAGGCGCACCGAGTTGGAGACATCGGCAAAACGGTCGCCGATGTAATGCCAGGCCACGTTGAATTCGCCCTTGCCGTCATTGAAGAAGAAGGTTGGCGCGATGGTGAAGTTGCGGTCGGGCGTGCGCTCCGGGCGGTTGCCTGACCAGCTGGTGGCCTCCTTCAGCAACGCTTCCAGGTCGGTGCCGCTGCCACGCAAGACGCGCAGGTTGTTGACGCTGAAGCGCGAGCGCTGCAGCACACCGGTGGCGGCGAACTCGAACCAGCGCAGCGGCCGCCAGCTCAACTCGAACTCCAGGCCCTGAGACTTCACGCCCTGCAGCATCTCGACCTGGGCGTTGTCCACCTCGGCGCTGTTCGGGTCGCCTTTGAAGTTGGCCTTGTAGAAGGTCAGGGTGGCGGCGAAGTTCTTGGCCTGCATGCGCGCACCCAGCTCGCCGAACTGGATCTTGGTCACCGGCAGATCACCGGTGGTCTGGTAGCTCTTGGCGAAGCGTCCGTAGACGGCGATATTGTTGTTCAACAGGTAGTTGCCGCCAAACGTCCAGGAGGGTTCGGTCCAGCGGTTGCGCACCATCTCGTACTTGCCATTGGTCGGGTAGGCCCAGTAGTTGTTGGCGATGATGTTGTCCACATCGCAGGCCGCGTCGCCCAGGGCGGCGCGATCGCAGCCCGGCTTGAAGGCCCCCGGTATGGGCTCGTACTCGCCAAAGCCGCCGCGTCCCTGTAGGTAGCGGAAGCGCTCGATGCGCAGGCCGGCGTCGAGGCGCAGCGCGTCGCTGACCTTGTATTCGTCGTTCAGATAGACCGACATCGAGGTGTTGTGGCTCTTGTCGTTGCCGTCCCCCCAGGTGGAATGCTCGCGCACGCCGTTCTCGGTGTAGGAACCCACTACCTTGCCGGCCGGATCGAGCGCCACCAGGTCGACCCGCCTGGCGTGGTTGCGCACATCGGTGACGAAGCGCGCCGACACCGGGCTGCCGCCCTCGCTCAGCGAGTTGAAGGTCAGCAGGCCCAGACCGAGGTTGTTGCGCTCGGTATTCCAGGTCAGCCGCATATCGTTGACGAACTCGCGATTGACCTGCTTGTCGGCCTGCAGCACGTTGTCGGACAGCAGGCCGTTGCCGTTCAGGGCATTGAGCTGCTCAGGGGTGGAGAGGACCTCGCCGGTCGAGACAATGCGGATCGCGGGCTTGCAGCTGCCGCCGCAGGCCGGGGCGAAGCGGTCCAGCATCTCCTGCACATAGCCGAACTTGGCCGGGTTCAGGCGGTCGACGGCCGGGCGCAGGCTGTTGTTGCTGGACGAGAACACCACGCTGGCGGTCACGTCGGAGTCTGTGTAGCGGCCCTTGGACGAGAACTTCCAGGCCGGGGACAGGGCCTTCTCGTAGTTGTAGCCCAGCGCAAAGGCCTTGTGGTCATAACCGTCCCGCGAGTCC
It contains:
- the soxA gene encoding sulfur oxidation c-type cytochrome SoxA, yielding MRYHSKFLLASLLLAAGAVQAQKSAADGIAEYRALLADGNPAELFEAKGEDLWKQKRGPKNASLERCDLGKGPGVVKGAFVELPRWFADTQKVQDLESRLLTCMSSLQGMDATAIANTGFGKGEQLTLEALAAWISGESRGLRMNLPQAHLEEQRMYQLGKRAFYFRGGPMDFSCASCHGEEGKRIRLQDLPILSKNPGDGVGFAAWPAYRVSSGEMWSMQRRLNDCFRQQRFPYPGYASDVTVALGVYMGVNAKGAVSVAPALKR
- the soxZ gene encoding thiosulfate oxidation carrier complex protein SoxZ yields the protein MADPMRIRAQAAGDKATVRVLMAHEMETGLRKDSAGKTIPAWYINEVSASLNGKPVLTAEWGPSVSKNPFLQFNIKGAKAGDKIAVTWTDNKGDKRTDEAVVS
- the soxY gene encoding thiosulfate oxidation carrier protein SoxY; the protein is MIANRREVLTSSAKVASLMLASGLFGPLAHASGPAAGKGAFDAKSLADVAKSLGYGAPTESKDVSITAPDIAENGAVVPLGAATTLAGVKQMLLLVEKNPSALAALFNVSPEIETNFSTRVKMGQSSNVFAVAITNDNKVLFAQKEVKVTLGGCGG
- a CDS encoding c-type cytochrome; translated protein: MFSCPEFVRPGLALLALSLAASTALAQPKAFEGIGRAATPREVAAWDIDVRPDFKGLPKGAGSVAKGQEVWEGKCAQCHGIFGESGEVFAPLIGGTTAEDVRTGHVARLNDRAYPGRTTLMKVATVSTLWDYINRAMPWTAPKSLSTEEVYAVTAFLLNLGGVVADDFTLSDRNIAEVQQRMPNRKGMSLDHSLWPGKGMTTGARADTHNTACMKDCVTEASVASSLPEHARNAHGNLAEQNRAVGAQHGADTSRPPGAPAPGEAPPKAAELPRPGAPSALLNKNSCTACHAFDGKLVGPSFKEIARKYGPQPDAAAYLAGKIRSGGVGVWGQMPMPVQTLSEADARTIAQWLKSGAPK
- the soxC gene encoding sulfite dehydrogenase, translating into MSSDNKPTGRLIKAPESFLDAAGVRQVFAEAKAGRRGFIRNAFLAASAAAVAPLARATSNPVGAEEGDPNILNLPEHSKGLGQPVATDGYGKPSKYEVNVQRRQSPGLTQTAQASVSFAPLQSLFGIVTPSGLHFERHHQGWWDIDPSKHRLMINGSEPAMLKRAMVFTMDELMRLPSVSRFHFIECGANTGMEWGNVAVPTVQYSHGMLSCSEFTGVPLRVLLDMAGVDYKKARFVLAEGADGSSMTRTIPMEMVENGEVLVAYGQNGEMLRPEQGYPLRLVVPGVQGVSWVKYLRRIEVGDKPYASKDEAVHYMDLLPGGQHRQYSSIQECKSVVTTPSGGQVLLDKGFYNISGLAWSGRGKVKRVDVSVDGGRNWRGARLEGAVLPKCLTRFNIDWVWDGKPTLIQSRAMDETGFVQPTYGQLRTARGTRSIYHNNAIQTWLVEEGGEVKNVQLS
- a CDS encoding cupin domain-containing protein, producing MQANPIWDHHVVVPDAPQGFTVRTCVPANPDGVAVMLERWQAGSSEPPHSHPGHDMTVVVEGRMRIQFFKREGGALVVDGAPVTLDAGQTGYVAAGRIHDAQYLQDCKLVYVHERAFGFKAE
- a CDS encoding TonB-dependent receptor, whose translation is MRRKAEQAHCAPESNRFKPRATWLAAVLLLQLAAPHALAQTAAASDDKPAEKSKSKDDGSNQLDRVVVTGSTGLARTVRESSVAVTVADREALDRKAPYSAAEAMELVPGMYIEASAGEMSNNYSVRGMSGGNQRWVQVQEDGLPIFYYPSWSADGLVKSELGIDRMEAVRGGTSAILTTNGAGATINFLTFRNQGKPEGALRLTTSDYNQKRVDLRYAGGLGDGWFGGVSGYYRVDDGVRYPEFTGNKGGTVRAHIGRKIEDGEWSINLKGMHDHTMFYLPIPVIGKDNPRSLPGIDAHYGTMIGLDSGVQTVRTSLVPGTFMQTVDSRDGYDHKAFALGYNYEKALSPAWKFSSKGRYTDSDVTASVVFSSSNNSLRPAVDRLNPAKFGYVQEMLDRFAPACGGSCKPAIRIVSTGEVLSTPEQLNALNGNGLLSDNVLQADKQVNREFVNDMRLTWNTERNNLGLGLLTFNSLSEGGSPVSARFVTDVRNHARRVDLVALDPAGKVVGSYTENGVREHSTWGDGNDKSHNTSMSVYLNDEYKVSDALRLDAGLRIERFRYLQGRGGFGEYEPIPGAFKPGCDRAALGDAACDVDNIIANNYWAYPTNGKYEMVRNRWTEPSWTFGGNYLLNNNIAVYGRFAKSYQTTGDLPVTKIQFGELGARMQAKNFAATLTFYKANFKGDPNSAEVDNAQVEMLQGVKSQGLEFELSWRPLRWFEFAATGVLQRSRFSVNNLRVLRGSGTDLEALLKEATSWSGNRPERTPDRNFTIAPTFFFNDGKGEFNVAWHYIGDRFADVSNSVRLPAYKTINLSLRYELTPSLTLNAAVRNLTNTIGLTEGNPRSGFVQAPAGSDYYYARPILGRNAQLSVTMNF